In the genome of Streptomyces pactum, one region contains:
- the ppgK gene encoding polyphosphate--glucose phosphotransferase encodes MDVTGTDVLGVDIGGSGIKGAPVDLARGELAAERRKILTPQPSTPDAVADRVREVAEHFGWAGRPVGVTFPGVVTRGTARTAANVDKRWIGVDVARLLGERLGSPVTVLNDADAAGVAEMTFGAGRGRTGTVLVLTFGTGIGSALFVDGRLVPNTELGHLELAGHEAEKRAASKAREDHDLSWTQWARRVQDYLAHLEMLFSPELFVIGGGVSRKSEKFLPLIEGIRAEIVPAELRNNAGIVGAGMAAVGAPGAPGRPAARTPATGAEPSATGAEAPAAGPDASRPAPQGPPPGDGRGAAAGES; translated from the coding sequence ATGGACGTAACTGGCACGGACGTACTCGGTGTGGACATCGGCGGCTCGGGGATCAAGGGAGCCCCGGTGGACCTGGCGCGCGGCGAGCTGGCCGCCGAGCGCCGCAAGATCCTCACCCCCCAGCCGTCCACCCCGGACGCGGTGGCGGACCGGGTCCGCGAGGTGGCGGAGCACTTCGGCTGGGCCGGGCGGCCGGTGGGCGTCACCTTCCCCGGCGTGGTGACGCGGGGCACCGCCCGCACCGCCGCCAACGTGGACAAGCGCTGGATCGGCGTGGACGTGGCCCGGCTGCTCGGAGAGCGGCTCGGCTCGCCGGTCACGGTGCTCAACGACGCGGACGCCGCCGGGGTCGCCGAGATGACCTTCGGCGCCGGGCGGGGCCGTACCGGCACCGTCCTGGTGCTCACCTTCGGCACCGGCATCGGCAGCGCGCTCTTCGTGGACGGCCGGCTGGTGCCCAACACCGAGCTGGGCCACCTGGAGCTCGCCGGCCACGAGGCGGAGAAGCGCGCCGCCAGTAAGGCCCGCGAGGACCACGACCTCAGCTGGACGCAGTGGGCGCGCCGGGTCCAGGACTACCTCGCGCACCTGGAGATGCTCTTCTCGCCCGAGCTGTTCGTGATCGGGGGCGGGGTGAGCCGCAAGTCGGAGAAGTTCCTGCCGCTGATCGAGGGGATCCGGGCCGAGATCGTGCCGGCCGAGCTGCGGAACAACGCGGGCATCGTGGGGGCGGGGATGGCCGCGGTCGGGGCCCCGGGGGCTCCCGGACGGCCGGCCGCCCGGACCCCCGCCACCGGCGCCGAGCCGTCCGCTACCGGCGCCGAGGCTCCCGCGGCCGGCCCGGACGCCTCGCGCCCCGCTCCGCAGGGCCCGCCTCCGGGCGACGGCCGCGGGGCCGCTGCCGGGGAGTCCTGA
- the ychF gene encoding redox-regulated ATPase YchF: MSLTIGIVGLPNVGKSTLFNALTKNDVLAANYPFATIEPNVGVVGVPDPRLDKLAEIFSSQRKLPATVDFVDIAGIVRGASEGEGLGNKFLANIRESDAICQVIRAFKDENVVHVDGKVSPKDDIETINTELILADLQTIEKVLPRLTKEARIKKDVAPKVKAVEEAKAVLEEGRTLFSAGVVQGSEQAALLHDLHLLTTKPFLYVFNVDEEELTDEAFKDEQRALVAPAEAIFLNAKLEADLAELDEDEALELLQSVGQQEPGLATLARVGFDTLGLQTYLTAGPKESRAWTIKKGATAPEAAGVIHTDFQKGFIKAEVISFEDLVETGSVADARAAGKARMEGKDYVMQDGDVVEFRFNV; the protein is encoded by the coding sequence GTGTCGCTCACGATCGGAATCGTCGGTCTGCCGAATGTCGGCAAATCGACCCTGTTCAACGCCCTGACCAAGAACGACGTGCTGGCGGCCAACTACCCGTTCGCCACCATCGAGCCGAACGTCGGTGTGGTCGGCGTCCCCGACCCCCGGCTGGACAAGCTCGCCGAGATCTTCTCCTCGCAGCGCAAGCTCCCGGCCACCGTGGACTTCGTGGACATCGCCGGCATCGTCCGCGGCGCCAGCGAGGGCGAGGGCCTGGGCAACAAGTTCCTGGCGAACATCCGCGAGTCGGACGCCATCTGCCAGGTCATCCGGGCGTTCAAGGACGAGAACGTCGTGCACGTCGACGGCAAGGTCTCGCCCAAGGACGACATCGAGACGATCAACACCGAGCTGATCCTCGCCGACCTGCAGACCATCGAGAAGGTCCTGCCGCGCCTGACCAAGGAGGCGCGGATCAAGAAGGACGTGGCGCCCAAGGTCAAGGCCGTCGAGGAGGCCAAGGCCGTCCTGGAGGAGGGCCGCACCCTCTTCTCGGCCGGTGTCGTCCAGGGCAGCGAGCAGGCCGCCCTCCTCCACGACCTGCACCTGCTGACCACCAAGCCGTTCCTCTACGTCTTCAACGTGGACGAGGAGGAGCTGACCGACGAGGCGTTCAAGGACGAGCAGCGCGCCCTGGTCGCCCCCGCCGAGGCGATCTTCCTCAACGCCAAGCTGGAGGCCGACCTGGCCGAGCTGGACGAGGACGAGGCGCTGGAGCTGCTCCAGTCCGTCGGCCAGCAGGAGCCGGGCCTGGCCACCCTCGCCCGCGTCGGCTTCGACACCCTGGGCCTGCAGACCTACCTCACCGCGGGCCCCAAGGAGTCGCGCGCCTGGACGATCAAGAAGGGCGCCACCGCCCCCGAGGCCGCCGGCGTGATCCACACCGACTTCCAGAAGGGCTTCATCAAGGCCGAGGTCATCTCCTTCGAGGACCTGGTCGAGACCGGCTCCGTCGCCGACGCCCGCGCGGCCGGCAAGGCCCGCATGGAGGGCAAGGACTACGTCATGCAGGACGGGGACGTGGTGGAGTTCCGCTTCAACGTGTGA
- a CDS encoding DUF6542 domain-containing protein gives MESHSTRTPRRTAAPQPRPAADDAQARRAPQDADGTRGRRPATRSSALLTAVRRLPSPRLTGFGAGLLAVLAMVTIGCLDALLLSGSPAVYGVLYLLVCAVCGLFVRPADLAMAPVVVPIAFLLGLVPINDGEKGVGSQAMGVFTTLSLHAGWLYAGTLLAGLIVLVRRAAPASRRRARPRPAERADRPVRTPRQRPRGRRPEAGPAERGARRPGRPREPRRR, from the coding sequence GTGGAGTCACACAGCACGCGCACCCCCCGCCGTACCGCGGCCCCGCAGCCGCGCCCCGCCGCCGACGACGCGCAGGCCCGGCGCGCCCCCCAGGACGCGGACGGGACCCGGGGGCGGCGTCCGGCGACCCGCTCCTCGGCCCTGCTCACCGCCGTCCGCCGGCTGCCCAGCCCCCGGCTGACCGGGTTCGGTGCCGGGCTGCTCGCCGTGCTGGCGATGGTGACCATCGGCTGCCTGGACGCCCTGCTGCTGTCCGGGTCCCCGGCCGTGTACGGGGTGCTCTACCTCCTGGTGTGCGCCGTCTGCGGGCTCTTCGTACGCCCCGCGGACCTGGCGATGGCGCCGGTCGTGGTGCCGATCGCCTTCCTGTTGGGCCTGGTGCCGATCAACGACGGCGAGAAGGGCGTGGGCAGCCAGGCGATGGGCGTGTTCACCACGCTGTCCCTGCACGCCGGCTGGCTGTACGCCGGCACCCTGCTGGCCGGGCTGATCGTGCTGGTCCGGCGGGCGGCGCCGGCCAGCCGGCGCCGGGCCCGGCCCCGCCCGGCGGAGCGGGCGGACCGTCCGGTCAGGACTCCCCGGCAGCGGCCCCGCGGCCGTCGCCCGGAGGCGGGCCCTGCGGAGCGGGGCGCGAGGCGTCCGGGCCGGCCGCGGGAGCCTCGGCGCCGGTAG
- a CDS encoding type II toxin-antitoxin system RelE family toxin, translating to MSEYRTVFRPEAQAELRKIPRDMALRILAKLTELESDPLGFNTTALVSQPERRRLRVGDYRVVYTIDNGELVVWVVHVGHRSAVYDT from the coding sequence GTGAGTGAGTACCGAACCGTCTTCCGACCCGAGGCGCAAGCAGAGCTTCGCAAGATCCCTCGCGACATGGCCCTGCGCATCCTGGCCAAACTGACCGAACTGGAGAGCGACCCCCTCGGCTTCAACACCACCGCCCTCGTGTCGCAGCCAGAACGCCGTCGGCTACGAGTTGGCGACTACCGGGTCGTCTACACGATCGATAACGGAGAGCTCGTGGTGTGGGTGGTCCACGTCGGGCATCGCTCCGCCGTTTACGACACCTGA
- a CDS encoding 4-hydroxy-3-methylbut-2-enyl diphosphate reductase produces the protein MTATTGRPTSAARRVLLAAPRGYCAGVDRAVIAVEKALEQYGAPIYVRKEIVHNKYVVQTLQKKGAIFVDETEDVPEGSIVIFSAHGVAPVVHEEARERKLATIDATCPLVTKVHKEAVRFAKEDYDILLIGHEGHEEVIGTSGEAPDHITLVDGPDDVANVRVRDESKVVWLSQTTLSVDETMETVDALKQRFPQLISPPSDDICYATQNRQTAVKQMGAEADLVIVVGSKNSSNSVRLVEVALGAGARAAHLVDFADEIDEAWLDGVTTVGVTSGASVPDILVQGVLEWLAQRGFEDVEVVTAAEESITFSLPKELRRDLRAEAAAAAEG, from the coding sequence ATGACCGCTACGACCGGCCGTCCCACGTCCGCCGCCCGCCGGGTCCTGCTCGCCGCCCCCCGTGGATACTGCGCGGGCGTGGACCGTGCGGTGATCGCCGTGGAGAAGGCCCTGGAGCAGTACGGCGCGCCCATCTACGTGCGCAAGGAGATCGTCCACAACAAGTACGTGGTGCAGACCCTGCAGAAGAAGGGGGCGATCTTCGTCGACGAGACCGAGGACGTTCCCGAGGGCTCCATCGTGATCTTCTCGGCGCACGGGGTCGCCCCGGTCGTCCACGAGGAGGCCCGGGAGCGCAAGCTCGCCACCATCGACGCGACCTGCCCGCTGGTCACCAAGGTCCACAAGGAAGCCGTGCGGTTCGCCAAGGAGGACTACGACATCCTCCTCATCGGCCACGAGGGCCACGAGGAGGTCATCGGCACCAGCGGCGAGGCGCCCGACCACATCACCCTGGTGGACGGCCCGGACGACGTGGCGAACGTGCGGGTCCGCGACGAGTCCAAGGTGGTCTGGCTCTCCCAGACCACCCTCTCGGTGGACGAGACGATGGAGACCGTCGACGCCCTCAAGCAGCGCTTCCCGCAGCTGATCAGCCCGCCCAGCGACGACATCTGCTACGCCACCCAGAACCGTCAGACCGCGGTCAAGCAGATGGGCGCCGAGGCCGATCTGGTGATCGTCGTCGGGTCGAAGAACTCGTCCAACTCGGTGCGTCTGGTCGAGGTCGCGCTGGGCGCCGGGGCGCGCGCCGCCCACCTGGTGGACTTCGCGGACGAGATCGACGAGGCGTGGCTGGACGGGGTCACCACCGTCGGCGTCACCTCCGGTGCCTCGGTCCCGGACATCCTGGTGCAGGGCGTCCTGGAGTGGCTGGCCCAGCGCGGGTTCGAGGACGTCGAGGTGGTCACCGCCGCGGAGGAGAGCATCACCTTCTCGCTCCCCAAGGAACTGCGCCGGGACCTGCGCGCCGAGGCGGCCGCCGCGGCCGAGGGCTGA
- a CDS encoding LysR substrate-binding domain-containing protein, which produces MDIEIADLRLLKAVAETGSLAGAARRLGTHQGTLSRRLKRIERTTGVVVFRRGHEGATPTAAGRVLLRGADAILPLVDRLVEAAATDPAPDLRDGSEDRPEVVGADDHEVAPGTAGAQGPARNGPEAPPGGPVAGLRPGPPDAPARAPGPPAHGQPGHHPGRARPGRPVRAGEPVRDVAPVRYGDPERLGDPEPADVPVRGGTPDRAGHPVRPAQPVRDGAPARPAGPLREGKPVRPSDPVGDGAPVRPAEPVREGGPVGDGGPARAGEPVGERTADRARTAAKDPVRVGAVPNAVLPLIAGHLGSLLPGTPIALSTADSGTALLDLVRAHRLDLAVLRHRMGIDAPPPDGVQTLAVAEERLLVGVAERHRLAGRRRLTLADLGAETCVLAGPRHGALGRHFLDAVERAAAGGEGRPGLRWAADGAEAAALACALDAVLPCYPCPAPVPGITYLPLDDPAARFQLVLAWPADGQLAAYAPRLAEHARRAYPGGGAAGPGPAGTPPATPDPGRPPDPPAPSPLRRPPTPHHLARHAPTISPPRPHHFAPPPTASPRGPPPDPAARPALRPRHPRSAP; this is translated from the coding sequence ATGGACATCGAGATAGCCGACCTCCGCCTGCTGAAGGCCGTCGCCGAGACCGGCAGCCTGGCCGGGGCCGCACGCCGGCTGGGGACCCACCAGGGCACTCTCAGCCGCCGGCTGAAGCGGATCGAACGCACCACCGGCGTGGTCGTCTTCCGGCGCGGGCACGAGGGGGCCACCCCGACCGCGGCGGGGCGGGTGCTGCTGCGGGGGGCCGACGCCATCCTGCCCCTGGTGGACCGACTGGTCGAGGCCGCCGCGACGGACCCGGCCCCCGACCTCCGGGACGGGTCGGAAGACCGTCCCGAGGTGGTGGGTGCGGACGATCACGAGGTCGCTCCGGGGACCGCCGGTGCGCAAGGCCCCGCGAGGAACGGGCCGGAGGCGCCCCCCGGGGGCCCCGTGGCCGGCCTGCGGCCCGGCCCGCCGGACGCCCCCGCGCGGGCTCCGGGGCCGCCCGCCCACGGACAGCCGGGGCACCACCCCGGGCGGGCGCGGCCGGGGCGTCCGGTACGGGCGGGGGAGCCCGTGCGGGACGTGGCGCCCGTCAGGTACGGGGACCCCGAACGGCTCGGGGACCCAGAACCGGCTGATGTTCCCGTCAGAGGTGGGACCCCTGACAGGGCCGGGCACCCCGTAAGGCCCGCGCAACCAGTAAGGGACGGGGCACCCGCAAGGCCCGCGGGACCCCTGAGGGAGGGGAAACCCGTAAGGCCCTCGGATCCCGTAGGGGACGGGGCTCCCGTAAGGCCCGCGGAACCCGTACGGGAAGGGGGGCCCGTAGGGGACGGAGGACCCGCAAGGGCGGGGGAGCCCGTCGGGGAGAGGACGGCGGACCGGGCACGTACCGCGGCGAAGGACCCCGTACGGGTCGGAGCCGTGCCCAACGCGGTCCTGCCGCTCATCGCTGGGCACCTCGGCTCCCTCCTGCCCGGGACCCCGATCGCCCTGAGTACCGCCGATTCCGGGACGGCACTGCTCGACCTGGTACGTGCCCACCGGCTGGATCTGGCGGTCCTGCGGCACCGCATGGGAATCGACGCGCCGCCGCCGGACGGGGTCCAGACGCTCGCGGTGGCGGAGGAACGGCTGCTGGTCGGGGTCGCGGAACGGCACCGGCTGGCCGGCCGGCGCCGGCTCACGCTGGCCGATCTGGGCGCCGAGACGTGCGTTCTCGCCGGTCCCCGGCACGGCGCGCTGGGCCGTCACTTCCTCGACGCGGTGGAACGTGCGGCCGCCGGCGGCGAGGGACGGCCGGGGCTGCGCTGGGCGGCGGACGGGGCGGAGGCCGCGGCGCTCGCCTGCGCCCTGGACGCGGTGCTGCCGTGCTACCCGTGCCCCGCGCCGGTCCCGGGCATCACCTACCTGCCGCTGGACGACCCGGCGGCCCGGTTCCAGCTGGTGCTGGCCTGGCCGGCGGACGGGCAGCTCGCCGCGTACGCACCGCGCCTGGCGGAACACGCGCGCCGGGCGTACCCGGGTGGTGGCGCCGCCGGCCCAGGCCCCGCCGGTACGCCGCCGGCCACCCCTGATCCGGGCCGCCCACCCGACCCGCCCGCACCGTCCCCCCTGCGCCGTCCCCCCACGCCCCACCACCTCGCCCGCCACGCCCCCACCATCTCGCCCCCACGCCCCCACCACTTCGCCCCGCCACCCACTGCCTCACCCCGCGGGCCCCCGCCCGACCCTGCGGCCCGTCCGGCCCTTCGGCCCCGTCACCCCCGTTCGGCCCCGTGA
- a CDS encoding type II toxin-antitoxin system Phd/YefM family antitoxin, with translation MAQPLPIESIRDVRAHLAEVVERADRDDVPTVITRRGKEVAAVVSIEVLRKYQEWEEREINRIIDERMANPAPGIPIEDIMRETLARGE, from the coding sequence ATGGCCCAGCCGCTGCCCATAGAGTCCATCCGAGACGTGCGCGCCCACCTGGCGGAGGTCGTGGAGCGTGCCGACCGCGACGACGTGCCCACTGTGATCACACGCCGAGGCAAGGAAGTCGCTGCCGTGGTGTCCATCGAGGTGCTGCGCAAGTACCAGGAATGGGAAGAACGCGAAATCAACCGGATCATCGACGAGCGCATGGCCAATCCAGCACCTGGTATCCCGATCGAGGACATCATGAGGGAGACGCTGGCGCGCGGTGAGTGA